A stretch of DNA from Takifugu flavidus isolate HTHZ2018 chromosome 13, ASM371156v2, whole genome shotgun sequence:
CTACAGGGCCTGTGTTCTGAGCACCCCCCCCACGCTCAGTCTGCTGACCATCGGCTTCCTCTTCCGCAAAGTGGGCCGCCAGCTGAGGTGAGGTGAACTTCCCACCTGATCCCGAGCTTTGTCCTGACTCGAACATCACCAAACCGGCCGCTGTCTTTTAATCAAAGGTACCTGTCAGAACTGTGCTGTGTCGACGGGCCCGTGGGTGCAGGTCACGCCGCCTTCCCCGTGGTGAGCGTCCATTTATGGGTGAACGGTAACGCCTCGGCCCTCTTTCTGTCAGATGGGGCGTCAGTTAAGCGGCGTGTGCTTTTCCTCAGGGTGTAAAACTGCTGTCCTACCTGTACAATGAAGCGCAGAATAATTGCAGCAATGAGAATTACCCAGTCCTGCTGTCGTTGCTGAAGACCAGCTGTGAACCTTACACACGGTCAGTCActgctgaaaatgttcctaTAACTGCcctttttctcctgcaggggCTGAGTGTGTTTGCTTCTTCTTTCTTAACTCAGGTTTATGTCTGACTGGGTGTACAGTGGCGTGTTTCGAGATGTTTACGGAGAGTTCATGATCCAGGTCAATGAGGAGTATCTCGGCTTCAGAGGTGAGAAGAGTCACTTGCTGTGTGTCACACAGCTGTTGGATGATGATAAGTGCGGGACAATATCTCCCATCTGTAGAGAATGGAGCCACCTCTGCACAGTTAGTCAGAGAAACATCTTCTGGAGGACAGAAATGAATTcgattttcctcttttttctcatttaattGCCCTTTGGGGCTCTTGCTCTCCAAGACCCCCATGTTGAAGTTGGGAGGGCCGATTGTGACGGTAGATTGTCCACCGAGATGACATTAATAGGGCTGTCTGTGCACTGCAAAAGCTGTGAAGCTGTGTAATTCTAactattaaattattttattacagCCGGAGTCACAACTGAACTCTGGAAAACATTGTTGTTGCAGTGAATAATTAATAATCATTTGGTGACCAAACATAATAAAACGgcattaataaaacattttatccAGCTACAAAGACCAAACCTTTCCAAATTAGAACATTTAAATCCCTTTATGTTATTAACTGAATGTAGGAGTGTATGGCTAATAAAAGTTTAACAAATCTAAACTCAGAAAAGCTCTGTCACACCCAAATTACTTTTCCTGTAATCAAAAGGGAATTTTCACATTTACAGGCCCATAAATGTacttatttatttcattcactGTTGCATTATATAGTTACAGATTAACTCGGCAGCTCTCGCTAAAATGACAGAACTGTGTCATTAAACAGTTAATAGAACAGTTGCTTTTAAGATTACAGAACTGTTATTTACCATTAATCTATTGAATTAAGAAACTAATTAGCAGAAACATGGAAAAGCCTTTTGGAAATGGTCATTATTTTCTAAAACAATTCTAAAGAAAGCGGCCGAATCATCAATCATCATAATTGCTCTTTGCGACACCAGCAGTTAATAAATCAATAATGAGTGATAGATGGAATCAGTTCCCCCCCACAAGAACAAACTGTTGCTACTTCATTTTGTTGGCAGTGCGGCTATATTTTGCGTGAtcattaaacatttataaataTGGCGCGCGGCGCCATTCAAGGTCAGGGCGTCACCTCTGCATTGTCTCAGTCAGAAATAAATGTGCTCATCTGCTACACCTCATCAACTCCTGCAGCGAACAGCTGCACTTCCGACTTCGGcttttttttgtgcgtgtgttttggAGGACGCGGGGATGTCATTGTTCTCCTCGAAGTCTGTCGGCTAGGGAAGCAATCAACGGCTGAGCTTTCTTGGCAAGCTTTCTGTAAAGGGCTGCGGAAGCTCGCAGCATTCATGTTCGCTTATGCCTCTCGCTCAGGATCACCGAGCTAAGCGCCAAACAAATTCCGAGTGTTAATTCAAGCGGTCAGAGTTTTTCCATGCCCAGTAAGTCATACAAATAAGGGAAAGTTTTGAGACCAAGCCTTCTGCCTGACAAATACTCACCCACTATACTTCAAGGTGTGAATGTGTTGTAGCGCTGGTAGGAACATTAAATGGCTTTTAAAGCGGCTCGGTTTGGATTAtggaaccgtgtgtgtgtgtgtgtgtgtgtgtgtgtctgcagacaaACACTTCTGGGTCCAAGGATACACTCTGATTTCAAAGGACGTGGAGGACTGCGTGCCCATCTTCCTGAGACACTTCGCCAACGACGTGTACGTCTGCGGGAAGAACATTAACCTGCTGAAGATCTGCTGCCCACAGGTAAGTTTTACCTCCTGGAGgcattttattttactcttttttttttttatcagccaCGCTCGCACAGATGAGATGCACAGATTGGCACCATCTTTAATTCCACctgaaataaataatcaatagTAATCACcccagaggagcagaaacatcaaCACACCAATGTATATTTTCCACTTGGAATGAAGTAAATCTAAATGGATACAGACAATACAAgcagatttaaaatgacaagaagCTTGCTGGATGAAGCTATTTGCATTTTGTAATGTGTATTAATTTTCTTCGAATATAAATATTCAAACGAATTATCCCTATTTAATAAAAGAATCCATTTGCTTTTTAGGGTGGAAATCAAAGGTTAAAATGgctgaaaatacatttaaaggtTTTCTTATAAAGTGAGCATTAACGGCATCTAATAATTTCTTAAGTagggggaaaagaaagaaagtatgTCTTGGTGTTTGATGGTAGATGAGCGCTCTGCAGTCTGCTGTCCGTGCACTGTAATTCCAGTGTAATGGCCAAGTAATTGCGCTAATCAGCAGAAGTGCTCCTCATTTTATTCGGCTTTATGTAAGAGTAAGCTTTCAGTTCAAGTTATTACCAGCAGTTCTACCCGTAAAATGCCTTTTAAAACGACCTGAGTGTTTCCCACGTGCGTTAATTTACTCCTCCTCTAGAACAATGGCTGCAAATCAGTAGGAAAACGCCAGTAAATTGCAGCCAATTGCGTTTGATGTAATCATGTCAAACTTCTTGCCCGTCTGCGACGTTCCTCTTGATTTATTCTGTACCTGATATAATGACTTGACCTCACTGACCTGACGCTCGGGCCTCCTGCGCCGAGCTAATTGGCAACTGGTAACTATTCCTCTCTGGTCTaatttcttctgctgctgcggtCTCTTTGTTACTGTTATTGTTACTTGCTGTTCTGGATCGATTCTAACGTTGAAAGACACCTATATTTACACCCGCAGCATTACATTTGCTCGTCGGAGCTGCCGGCGCCGCGCATCGGCGTCACCTTCTCCCTGCAGGAGGTCGAGGAGATCGAGAAGGAGTGTGCCGTGTACCGAGGACGCCTCGAGAGGATTGCTAAGCACAGCGCCACCAGCAGGGAGAAGCAAGTACTGAGACATTTCCATTGTCCTCACCTGCAATAGGATGTATTTAGGTCATATTTTTAAGAACAAGTCTGAGCTTTTTGTCTTATATACAGTGAATGTTAATAGTCAACATAAGGTAAAAAGGTCTTTGCGGGCTGATTTtaagggatttttaaaaattgggTCTAAAAATGGAGGCGTCTTTATgtaatgtttggtttttttaatagAACATAATCTGTGGTGTGTCGGTCTCCTTTACAGCGAGTCACACGCTGCCTGATTTAACAACCTGGTTTGTTTGTGTTATATTGTCCCCGCCGCTGGCCATGCTTTAGCTGAGCCGCATGACACGTGGTGATCTATAGGCCGCACAGATGGATCTTTGTtgataaagatttattttctgtctgttgtaAGGCGCAGCGAGCAGAGCAGGCACGCCAGGAACTGATCAATCAGGTCAGGGAGTCGGCAGCCAAAACCCTGGAGACGATCCGTGGTGagtgtgatttttgtttttgcagaacTCTGGATGTATTCGCTCATCGCCATGCTTCCGGGGCTACATTAAGAAAATGGTTCCCCTCAGTGTGTTATCAGTGCTCACCTGTTGGCTCTTGACTGGAAGAGcttctttcattcatttatctGTACTGTGAAATCTAATCACCGCTCGCATCATTTAACTCCTGAACTACTTCAGGATATGCAGATGTGTGCATTTAGGCTTGTTTGTCGGAAGCCGCGTGCGTCTGCGCAGGACAGTTAGCAGCCAACTGTTCTTCATTCCCGCAGGGCGGCAGGTGTCACAGCGTCTGGCTGAGCAGGCCAGGAAAAGGGAGCTTTTCGAGGAGATGAAACAGCAGCTTGAACATCAACAAGAGGTAGAACAAGTCATTATGTTTGTTTCTGTGGCGCATGACTTGTTaaaataattactttttttGTCCCTTTGAACAGGGATTTAAAAACTGGATGACTTCTGTGTAAGAGAAGAAAAGATTGTGGATTAAAGTTCTTACTTGAGCTGAATCAGAATATTACATAAGCCTTGCAAATCCACCAGGATGAGTCATGTGACAGTTGTTGACTTTGATCTGTTTAAAATTAATGGGCTTTAACATTCTAAGTTGTGCCTCTTACTTAGCCATTATTAACATATTGCCTTTAGACATTTTGTCATTGCAtttatcaaacaggaaaaatGTGAGCAAGATTAATTAGTGTAAACTAAATTGCAACATGGTGTGCTTCTGTGCCAGTGGCGTAGCGCCGCCAAGAAGAAGCAGGACGACCACGACGAATTTGGCTTTGCCAGAGAAGTGAGAGACCGAGAGAAGAGACTGCAAGCtatggaggagcagctggaagagagaGCCAGGTCCGACTGGGATGGTTGTCTTTGATTCAGAGGACATTGATGACTTGGTGCAAGCGCACGTGTGTCTGATGGGAGGTTTTAGGGGATCTGTGCTGTTCTAATGATTGCTAATGGTAGCATAGCGTGAGCACTGTGACGGTTTATTGATTGAAAGAAATTCAAATTCAATCATTCAAATTTTCCCTCAATCAAACAGATTTTCTGTAGAAATCTGGGATTATAACATACTTGAGCTGGAAACAACAGTAATTCACTGATGCAACAAGGATAAACTGATTGGTTATTGTTTGTTATAATTGttcattaaatctttttttttgattAGACATGCATTTCCTGCAAATTATTCCGTATTAATCTCTGCTCAGtcctttgttttttcaaattgtAGGAAGGAGCTCATTGCGCAGTACAGCCGCCTGACGGAGGAAGCGGCTCGCAGGGAGAGACGGGCCATGTGGCGTGTGCAGCGGCTGAGACTTGATGAAGCTCGAGCTCGCTTCTTTAAACGTGACGGGCTGCAGATACAAGTTTGTCATaacagcagtgaaagaaaatgaattatATAGTTTATAAGCGAGCCAAATTACATCTCTCTTGCTTCTCATGCAGGAAATGCTTGAGAAAAACCCTTCAGGCCAGGAAAGACTTCCTATGGAGATAATGCCATCTGTTCCATCAGCACTACAGACTGTATCACTGCCAAACATGGTGTGAAAACAtcgattttttttcttcttccctccaCTCCCTTTCTTCTCAAGTAATCATCGGTTTAGACGGTGTGCATCGTCTCATCGGTGTTTTCTTTTAACAGGAATCTCAGGATGTgcctgaacagcagccagtggaGAGTATAAAATTAGATTCTGTGTCGCAACCCGCTGAGAATCCCTCGACACTGGCGTCCGTCCTGATCGCTGAGGACGGACAGAACAACTGTGACGCACAGGAGGTCAGCTCTGACCTGCCCGACATGCGTCTCGGAGGACGGGACACAGACTACGACTTCAGCGCTCCATTTAGTCCACTTGTTGCTCCACAGTCTTGTCCTGTGGTCCATAAACAGTTCTCTGATGCTCTCGTGCAATTGGGGTCAGACCCAACGACTCCACTCCCGTCCCCGTTGCCCAGTGGTCATGTTGATGGTCATATTAAAGTCGGGGAAAATGTTCCGGAGGTTGTGGCTCATCCGCTTGAACCGAGTGTCCGCGGTCACGCCTCGGACGCACACATCAGAGTGGGGGAAAACATGTCGGATGTGGTCGCCTCGCTGCCTTCTGCCAGCATTTATGGCCACAGCTCCGATTCACATATCAGAGTGGGGGAAAACATGTCGGATGTGGACGCCCTGCTCCCTTCTCCCAGCATTTATGGCCACAGCTCCGATTCACATATCAGAGTGGGGGAAAACGTGTCAGATGTGGTCGCCCTGCTCCTTCTCCCAGCATTTATGGCCACAGCTCCGATTCACATATCAGAGTGGGGGAAAACGTGTCGGATGTGGACGCCCTGCTCCCTTCTCACAGCATTTATGGCCACAGCTCCGATTCACATATCAGAGTGGGGGAAAACGTGTCGGATGTGGTCGCCCTGCTCCCTTCTCCCAGCATTTATGGCCACAGCTCCGATTCACACATCAGAGTGGGGGAAAACGTCTCGGATGTCGAtgctcctctcccttctcccaGCGTCTTTGGCCACTCCTCGGATGCAAATATCAAAGTAGGAGAATTTGTGTCCAACGCACCTGAAGAAAGACCCCGTTGGAGCAGATACGGACACGCATCAGACTGCACCCTCCAGACCGGCTGTGTGGTGTCTGGACCTGAAACCACCTTGTCTCCGCTCCCCGGAGGCTCTTACGGTCACTCCTCTGACTCGGCATTGGGAGCCGGATGTATCGTCTCTGAACATGACCTCCAGCGTCGTCCTCTCCCTGGCAGCGCCTATGGTCACTCCTCAGACTCCGATCTGGCTGGTGGATGCGTGGTGTCCAAACCTGAACCACTTCCATCACCGCTACCCGGGAGCAGCTATGGACATTCCTCTGATTCCACTCTCGGGTCGGGTTGTGTGGTTTCGGGAGAGGGGCCACAAGCCTCCACGCTGCCGGGCAGCGCCTACGGCCACTCATCAGACTCTTCGCTGGGAGTTGGGTGCGTGGTTAAAGGAAAAAGCAGCGAGGATCAGCAGCAGATGGAAGACAACAGAGACGGTAACAAATACTGAATAAGTGATGCACACTTAGCGTTTTTAAGCCTGAGGCGCACTTACCGAGATCAAGACGGTTTATTATGACCTTTTTAAAGAGTGGTGATGCCGTTTCCATTTCCAGGTGATATTAGACTATAATCAGTTTAGCTCCCGTTAGAATTTCCAGTAAAATTGATGTAGACTTTATGCACTATGCATGTTAATGCAGCTGTCTTGCTCCCACTTTAGGCTCCCAGTCAGGTGGCCCTCGCGAGCGGCTGCTGGAGACGGAGGGGTTGGGAGCAGCAGGCTGCGCTTTGTCTTCCAGAGACAACTCTGAGCAGGAGTACCTACTGGCTTTGTCTGCACATTACGAGGTGGAACATTACGAAGACTGCTACGACATTATGGGTTAGTGCCGAGGAAGTGAATATCACAACCTAATGCTCGCTAGAATTCCACCACAGTTCAAGAGGAGCGGCGACGGAGTGCAGTCACTCTTTAGCCTTGATGCACCGGCAGccacaaaaggaggaaaaaaagaggtttaCAATTGCAAAGTGAGAAAGTAATTCAGGTTTAATTTGCATAAAATGAATGTTGTCAGTCAGACACACAAGTTTCAAACGTCCTAATGTGACAGATCACCCTGGACAGTCAAGGACTTCAACTGCAGACTTCATCTGTTTTCAGAAATCATTTCACTTCACTAAATAGGCTGAAACAAGTTTCATGTAAATAAAAAGCCCTCCACATTGCATCGAAGCTTAGTCCATGTAAATTAAACATGTTTGGCGGTGAATTATTTGCAGACTCTATTAAATATTTACTACCATCAGCAGGCGTGGGGGCTGCATTAAAAGCAGTGACATTTCACGAGGGTATTAATTCTGGTTTGCGTTCAGGTGCGATGCATCATGGCTCACTAGAGTCGTATCTTGTATTCTTACCGTGTGTGTTGTTCAGCCATGCTCTCATTATTCACGCCAGCTTTCAGAGTTTGCAAGAAATCAATCTGTATCTGCTCAACTGAATACAGTTTTCCACTCTGCCGATCAAAATGAGAACTCCAATTTAAGGGGTGTTGCATTCAGCGTAGCCAAAATAACCGGAATAACTTTAATGTCAACGTGGAGGCGAAAACGTCACCAGTTTTTGCGAGAGACCTTGATAGCTGTTATTCAGATTTAGTCTGGAGGATGATCTGATTACATGAAGAAAACACGTATGACCGGTTGAACATTCATGTCACGCTTCAAGAAATTCAGAATTCTGCTTTCCATGCAGACTCTGGAGCGTGAGGTGCAATTTCTCTGCTGCTGGGTTCGCACGTATGTGAGGAATTCCTGCTTCGGATCCTCTTTACACCCCGACAGATGCTCCTAATTGACCTCTATGAAAACGAGTCGGGTTTAGCTGCTCCCCTGAGCGATCATTTGATCGGCATCAACCtttcctcctgcctctcccGCAGCTTCGTCCCCTGAGTGTCAGCTCCTGAAGCGGGTTACCCGGGCGCCCTGGGGCCTCCCAATGGACCCGACGCTCCGGCGAGCCACCGACACCACTGCTGTCCAACTCAGCGAGATGGTTTCCCTGCCGGTTCTGATAAAACACTCTGTCACCGCCCCGCTCATCACACAGTGAGTGTCGGCCATcgagaaaggaggggagagttgatt
This window harbors:
- the tubgcp6 gene encoding LOW QUALITY PROTEIN: gamma-tubulin complex component 6 (The sequence of the model RefSeq protein was modified relative to this genomic sequence to represent the inferred CDS: inserted 1 base in 1 codon), giving the protein MYTTLINPKTPISNNTSITELMGALCDSSLSRVSWKRRALGGVSREGFRRAFKKCAYGVLLSKIFLSGTNGSVPRPTATANTPPRNKVLMISFDLRVAGCREEAERLEEQLERLQEGASSGFKEVDAVLDLLVHLAGSAPPPPASFSMDYMRRERPVLRRPEPWGYQSEELQRLEAQAWGLVCGQEWGSLEGMYLTQRMMDAPPGTGLLGLKTKLEAEERFERDTRLSLFGALQHTRTSDIDIRLDLPPVPSNIDVTGLAIKVPSNLDQSEDEGFQSASNLTPDSQSEPSPLPDVDIWEALRTFEPGKRRCWESVGCPPGKRESLYLTEGGREAFDHLYHLWETQIRGVSTSTPSPLIPLPLDSQAQLVSDLLNVLIGVASTTFPLNQSVQFDVRPGVCVSGASPESMSRLLVELAQYGTHYLRLSHFSLQSTDKKGLVFQAFTGGLRKYLHYYRACVLSTPPTLSLLTIGFLFRKVGRQLRYLSELCCVDGPVGAGHAAFPVGVKLLSYLYNEAQNNCSNENYPVLLSLLKTSCEPYTRFMSDWVYSGVFRDVYGEFMIQVNEEYLGFRDKHFWVQGYTLISKDVEDCVPIFLRHFANDVYVCGKNINLLKICCPQHYICSSELPAPRIGVTFSLQEVEEIEKECAVYRGRLERIAKHSATSREKQAQRAEQARQELINQVRESAAKTLETIRGRQVSQRLAEQARKRELFEEMKQQLEHQQEWRSAAKKKQDDHDEFGFAREVRDREKRLQAMEEQLEERARKELIAQYSRLTEEAARRERRAMWRVQRLRLDEARARFFKRDGLQIQEMLEKNPSGQERLPMEIMPSVPSALQTVSLPNMESQDVPEQQPVESIKLDSVSQPAENPSTLASVLIAEDGQNNCDAQEVSSDLPDMRLGGRDTDYDFSAPFSPLVAPQSCPVVHKQFSDALVQLGSDPTTPLPSPLPSGHVDGHIKVGENVPEVVAHPLEPSVRGHASDAHIRVGENMSDVVASLPSASIYGHSSDSHIRVGENMSDVDALLPSPSIYGHSSDSHIRVGENVSDVVXPAPSPSIYGHSSDSHIRVGENVSDVDALLPSHSIYGHSSDSHIRVGENVSDVVALLPSPSIYGHSSDSHIRVGENVSDVDAPLPSPSVFGHSSDANIKVGEFVSNAPEERPRWSRYGHASDCTLQTGCVVSGPETTLSPLPGGSYGHSSDSALGAGCIVSEHDLQRRPLPGSAYGHSSDSDLAGGCVVSKPEPLPSPLPGSSYGHSSDSTLGSGCVVSGEGPQASTLPGSAYGHSSDSSLGVGCVVKGKSSEDQQQMEDNRDGSQSGGPRERLLETEGLGAAGCALSSRDNSEQEYLLALSAHYEVEHYEDCYDIMASSPECQLLKRVTRAPWGLPMDPTLRRATDTTAVQLSEMVSLPVLIKHSVTAPLITHVSLVNKAVVDYFFVDLRVERHFEALRHFLLMEDGEFAQSLSDLLFEKLASGQTPGELLTPLVLNSILHKALQYSLHGDTHLASNFTFALRFLPETFHPHAPDSLNCLELRYKVDWPLNIIITDSCTNKYNRLFSFLLQLKHMVWSLREVWFHLKRTALVKGAGRSVQFRQLQLYRHEMQHFVKVIQGYIANQILQVSWIEFTAKLATASDLDAIHRTHADYLNRAIFRSLLTEKAAPVMNIIHSIFSLILKFRAQLIAQPWDSQQGEAVHPSFVAMQQSYNTFKYYSHFLFKVVTKLVNRGYQPHLEDFLLRINFNNYYKDS